The stretch of DNA ACAATCAGGGTACgttttatgtcttttttttttttttattatgttctTGACTGTGTATATCCACGGGGCAGTTTCTGGTGTACAGAAAGAGTTTCCTAAGGCTAATGCTGTGTTCACATGCTACTTCCCACTTGCAACCCTATTTACCATAATGCAGATAATGCCATGATTACAATAGCATGTGATGGCagcataattaattattttaattgcatttatcaattatgtatgtatgtatttatttgtttatttaattaaccATTATTACTATAACTATCACTTCTgctaataacaaataataataacgtTGCGGAATCGTCACTTTTTACCATTAATTTATAAGTGGTTTTGACCTTTTTTCAGTTGTAAAAAAattagatttgatttgatttagatatttaattattattactttcaTGCCAGAGTTCACTAATACTGAGCTTTATGTAACTGTGAAGACTATAATATCTCGTGCCTTACCATGGAAGCATTCTGTCTACAATAGATACTACCAAGGAGGCTCTGAAGGAAGGCCTGTCTGATATGGATTATCTTCGCTCCAAAATGGTGAAGAAATCAGACATGTTGGATGAGAGTGGggatgaggaagatgaggatgaggatggggagggggaggagaaggaggaggaggaggaggaggaggaggaagaagaagaagaagaagaagaagaagaagaggaggacagGAAGGAAGAGGATAAAGTCGAGGATGGGGGATGCCCACCCCAGCAGACCGACAGTGCATATGAGAGTGGTGACAAGGACAACAACCAGAAAGTCACAAAATCCCAGAATAAGGTAGGTACTTAACTTTGGACTGTGTGTCCGATCTCAGCATCATTTTCTGATGTTTGTTTGAATCTCTAATATTTTCTCCTGTTTTATTGTACAGATTGAACCCACTACAGAGTTCACAGTTAAGCTACGTGGAGTTCCGTTCAACGTCACAGAGGTAATGTCTGAAtctgtgtggtgttttttttcactAGAATGGCCATTTGCtttgtcactgttaaaaaagaaacactCTATGTGAAATGGAAACTTTAGTGGAGAAGGAAAAATGTTCAGGGTAATTCGGTCCATAACCACCGTTTCTTTTCCAATACTAATATCAAAACCTTAAGCAAGTAATTTAATGAAAGCACTTTACAGAAGCTTCTAATGCCCTATAGATAGCATATAAAAATGGGCTGTCATGCTCAAACTACACTAACACGCCACTATCCCACAAGAAGCAACACCCAACCGGATTGGATTCTTCATCCCTCCAGTATTTAAtccactatttttttttattacatcaaTTAGAAATTGATACCTGGTGTCAAATAAATGCCATTTTAGAGTTCCTATGCATCCTAAAAAAATCGGGAAATTTAGAGACTATTTTACAGTCAAAGAAACCTCTGGAAAATAAGACAATTGCTTGAAATTGTCTGGAAATATTAGGGAGTTCCTGGAAACGTTGAGCTGTTGAGACACTGAGATTGCACATTTTCACTACAGATTTCCTGCTTATTAAAGTATATAATGCTGCACTGTTATGTGGACAGATATCCTGCccaccatgttttacagtgttgAATGTTCTACCTAGACATGTAAATCTATACTTGTTAGACAGATATGTCATTGATGAATGGAGCACTGATTAAAACTCACAGGCTCATCGATATTGGTATACTTTATTTGTTAAACTGTAATTGCAAATTTTCTTGCAAGCATCGGTCAACTAGACTAGATAGAGTCTGGCCTCATGTAATTTTTGATGTACAAAAGTGCTTATTAAATGTGTGTTATCACAAATTGAATGCCTGGAAATGTTTCCCCTGAAAGCCGGGGTGCTGTGTGGCTGCTAAACACATATTAGTCAAGTATGTTGACAAATTTGTtaagagttgtggggcccaatGTCGTTTTTTTAATAGGGCCCAAAATTCCTGGCATGCGTCTTTATTTAAACAAGGTGGCAACCTTGCCTTTCTTATGTCTGTTGGTCAGTCTGTCCCAAAATTTTCACACAATGCAAAATGGACAGTTGGCATTTGATGATTTTTTTGATTTCTGATGAATAATTGACCTAAAAGCATCAGTGCATGTGTCTTTGTCTCCTCAGAAGCAAGTGCGAGAGTTCATGTTACCTGCGAAACCTGTGGCCATCCGCTTTACCACGAAAGAAGATGGCCGCAAGTCAGGTAAGAATAATTACTACTCAGGCAATCGAAAACGCAACTCTTTTGAAATATGAATAGTTTTGTCATTTCCCACTCTTTAGGCTACGTGTATGTGGACCTGTGCTCAGAAGGAGAAGTGGAGAAAGCTCTTCAATTGAATAAATACTATATGGGTgagtttgttttctgttttccacAATGGACGTGGAAGAATGTGGTGTAGCATGAAGCTCTGCTTTGAGGAAGTCAAGGGCACTAACATTGGATGGGTTTTTGTTTGCAGGAGGACGTTACATTGAGGTTTTCAGAGTTAACAGAGACAAGGGGAAAGGGCAAAAATACGCTGCACAGGAGAAAAACTTTGTCTCTGAGCTGAAGgatgatgaggaagaggaggacgtGGCAGAATCGGGGCGGCTCTTTGTGCGGAACTTGCCTTACACGTGCACGGAAGAGGAGCTGAAAGAGCTCTTCACAAAGCATGGTGAGAAGGTCCATGTGACATATGCATATACACTGTCTGTCAAACGTTTGGGCTTTTAACACAGTgagcatgttttgtttttgggttTGCAGTAATGAAATgcacaatacaataataatggTTAATAATGGAGGAATCAGTATCCATAATGTTCCGGTGCCTTGGGCCAAAAGATGGTTAAATTGAAACACTTTAGAAAAGATCTTAAATGTTCATTTAGGCATTAAGTCTGCTCTTCATACTGTAGAACTGTCTGTAAACGTATGTACTTTGCAGtagattacatttacatttaaggcatttagcataTGCTCTAATCCAAATCGACTTACACAAGTGCTgtactgtttactcagaaacaAATACCCTTAATAAGTAACAAGAATATGTTCTGAGTAATTttatggagtgattttgtagaAGAACAGGTTTGGCTCCTGACGTCACTGTGAACTCTGTAAACTTCAGCTGCATACATTTATTCAGTTTCACCAGCTGATTAAACTAATTATAGGATGGGAACTGTACATACAGGCCTTCCTCAAGGACAGCTTTGAAATTGGCCCAGCTAATATGCTCACATACTGTCACAAAGGGTTGTTTTATACAAATACACCAAAGATGGCCAAGACTTTTGCAAGGTCAATagcacagtgcagtcagatatCAGTTATGATTGACAATTAACATGATGACATTAGAGGTGCATTAGAGGTGATGAGGTGAGGAGGTAATGTATTATAGTAATGTAATATACCACTTTCAGTAAATGGAATTTGATGGAGTGTCTGTGGTGTCCGTTCTCTGTAGGTCCTCTTTCCGAGCTCCATTTCCCCATAGACTCTCTGACTAAGAAACCGAAGGGATTTGCCTTCGTCACCTACATGATTACTGAAAATGCCATCAGTGCCTTAGCTCGGTTGGACGGCCATATATTCCAGGTACAGAGTTGTTTGTTTCCTCTTTATGCGTTTTTCCTTTCTATTTGTACTGGCTTCCTTACATGTCATGTGCTGTAGGGCCGAATATTGCACATCATACCATCCAGGATCAAGAAGGAGAAAACGGAGCAAGGGCCCAATGCTCCCGGCAGCTCTTCCTATAAAAAGCAGAAGGATGCCAAAGACAAAGCAGCGAGTGGCAGGTCGGCCTTCTAAAACATATTTTATGCCAGTGTGAATAATGGCCAATGATCATGGCCACTTCTGTGAACCACAGTAGAGTTACTATAACTTTCTGATTTTCTGCATTTCAGATGATCTAGCCAATGATAAGATCCAGGTGCAATAAATTCTCTTTCTCCTGTAGCTCTCATAATTGGAACACGCTGTTTCTTGGCACCAGTGCAGTAGCTGATGCCATCGCTGAGAAATACAACACAACCAAAAGCCAAGTCCTTGATCATGTGAGTTTTTCATCTTCACTGACCTTCAGATCTAGCGATTTATGGTGTGATGGATAACTTGGGCAGAGAtatgaagactgtgtgtgtgtgttgttttgtgcaGGAGTCAAAGGGCAGTCTGGCTGTGAGGATGGCCCTTGGAGAGACGCAGATCGTTCAGGAAACTAGACAGTTCCTGCTGGATAACGGCGTATCTCTGGACTCGTTCAGTCAGGTATGAAGTTCAGCTTGGTTTTACAGTTGTACTTTGGGGGTTTTAGTTTAGCTTCCGTGTATGATGTTggttttatacttttttttttaattgagccTTTCACCTTGAGTTCAACCTAAAAAGAAGTGGTATCAAGCAGTTAAACAGGTTTAATTAACttcaaatacatattttaaatataaactttaatttgagttgattaaaacagttGCTTAGATTTAGATTGCCCTTTTAACAATGTGCATTCTCCCCtaattttgtgtgtgcatgcatccAGGCTGCAGGTCAGCGTAGTAACTCAGTCATCCTGGTAAAGAACCTGCCGACAGGAGTGCAGGTGAATGAGCTGGAggctcttttttcccctcatggCTCTCTGGGGAGAGTACTGCTGCCCCCTTCTGGCCTCACTGCTGTAGTGGAGTTCCTCGAGCACAGCGAAGCCAAACGTGCCTTCACTCGACTTGCATACACTAaggtatatgtatatatgtgtatttcCACTACAAACACACTTTATTCATTAATTGCTATATTTAAGTAAaagtgtatgtttgtatgtaaaaaagtgttttttattttttatttagagtTTAAAATGTGTAGAAAATGTTATTGGTTTAGAATTGGAGATTCCTAAAGACTGGGCTAATGAAGGACAAAAGGGCAGCAGAAATTGTAACGTCACACACGCATACAAAActgtgaaagtaaaaaaaaaaaaaaaaaaaaaaaaaaaaaggatagcAGAAAGTGGAGCTAGATAGTGAAATTTAGTAGGGGGCATACATATGCATATATCTCAAAGCATGTTTGATGGTCAGCCAGTCTGAATGCAGTTTTTATAAATACACTATTTGgtctcattcattctttcttaaaaaaaaacaagaatattaaaaacaaatttctcctgcttttgttggagtacctgtctctactgtccagggaaggctttctattagattatgcagcattgctatgaggatttgattacattcagcatcaagagtgttagtggggttaggatgttggatgatcaccaccccacctcatccccaactcatcctaaaagttttggatggagcaccgtccatcattccagagaacacagttccactgctccacagctcaatgctggtgtccataaacatttggacatatagtgtacacacCATGGTCTGTTTGTATGTGCTGGAAATTGTTTCTAAAAAGgcatacttttaaaaataaaaagtacagCTAACTTATTAAATAAGACGAAAAGTAGGATATTCAGAGTTGTTTTTATATCTCTGTCCATCTCTTCTTAGTTTCAGCACGTTCCTCTGTATTTAGAGTGGGCTCCAATGGCAGTCTTCTCAACACCTTCTAAAGAACGTAAACCAGGTGAACCAACAACATCTCTACCATTCTGTCTTTATTACAGATAGGGACTTTCAAAATACACCCCCAAAAGTTCTGTTCAGTTTTTTTCCTTAATAATTAGTCAATTGCCCAACCTTCTTAATCTCCTTGtccattttcttcttctgtcttCAGAACCTGAAGCTGTAAGTAAGGATATAGAAGGTGAAGACACAAAGAAACAgcaggaagaagaaaaagaagacaaggaggaggaggaggaggaagaagaagaagaggaggaggaagagagccTGCCTGGCTCAACACTCTTTATTAAAAACCTCAACTACAGCACCACGGAGGAGACACTACGGGAGGTGGGGTCAGAGTCCATGGGAAAGAGGTCAGGGGTCGAGTTTAGAGGAGTAGATGATGTTGAGGGTCAAGCATCTGAAGCTATAGTAAAAGAACATGATGGGAGAGAAAGAATGGAGTCTAATTAGTGTAGCGTTTGGATCAAAGTAGAGCCTTCTTATGAATCTtatcctgtctgtctgtgtgtttttacagaCTTTCTCCAAATGTGGAGTAGTGAAAAGTTGCACAATATCCAAGAAGAGGGATAAATCAGGTATGTCCCTACAAGTCAGTGGGTGAGCATGTGATATGCTTCTGAACTTTGTCTAACCCCATTCTTACACCTGTGCAGTTGATCTGGATGCAATTGATCTCTTTTGATTTGTATTCTGGAAGTTACTGTAAAAATAATCAGTTCACAATATTGTCCCCAGGCAAGGTATCATCTATGGGCTATGGCTTTGTGCAGTACAAAAACCCTGAAGCAGCTCAGAAAGCCATACGGCAGCTACAGGTAAGTGTATCAGTGGAAATATAGTTTATTTTTTAGGATTTGAATTTTGAGTGTCTCAATGACCTTATTTCTCTACAGAACTGTACTGTTGATGAGCGTCAGCTGGAGCTGAAAGTTTCAGAAAGAGGATTAAAGTAAGACATATCCACCAATTCCCTGAATCATATTTTGGTCTTCTGAACTAAAAACATCATTAATCAGTCTGCCCATTTATCTGCATCTCTCAGGTCAGGTGTGGTGAACACTAGGAAGAAGCAGACAGTCAAGAAACAGACGACTTCAAAGATCTTGGTGCGAAATGTTCCCTTCCAGGCCACAGTGAGGGAGCTGAGGGAGCTCTTCTGGTGAGATTTTCTTGAACCCGTTCAGATGCGTAGGCAGAAATGCTTTTGTGTTTTTGGGTGGTCTGTGAATAATATTGGGTAACCAAGCTAAATGTTTTTTGGTATGCACTTTCTAAATGTGTAATATGTCTTATGTCACAACATGATTTTTCCAAACTTAACAGTACCATCCAGCGGTGCCCCGAAACAACAAGACTGTAAACAGTTGTGTATATTATTCGCACGTGTTTGGGATTTATGTAAATGCAGGATTCAATAAACCCAACCAGAACTGTGAGACTCTTCACCATTAGCATGTGTCCACTCACAACTGGCATGACCttggtcagtgagtgtgattACTGCTGTTCAGACCAGAGAAGACAACCAAAATGGAACATCACAGAATTATTTAATTGGTAAAGGGAAAACTTCttcacaacatctagtcaaATTGAGTACGCTGGGTGTGTCATTATCCAAGTCTACAATTTAGACATGCCTACAGAAGGTTTACTTCAATGTGTAAACCACTAGCAGCACAGAAAGGccagctaaaagctaaaaaccATCTAAAAAGGTTTTCCCAGATAAAACAGAATCATGGTAAGAGAAGACgatagaagaaagaaaaaagggctgtcaaacatggtggaggcagtgttctggcatgggcatgtatggctgtcaGTGGAATTGGGTCACTGGTGTTCAGTGATGATGTGAGTGCTGATAGAAGTAGCTGGATGGATCCTGAAGTGTATGAATCCAttctttctgctcagattcaagcaaatgctgcaaaactgtCAGCATAGTGTTAGGTAGTAGATGGATaataacacaaaacacaacacgaAGGCAACCAAGGAGTTTTTAGGGCAACGAAATGGAATGTTGTTCAGTTGCTAAGTCAGTCACTTGACCTCGACACAACTGAGCAGCTTTTTACTTACTGATTACAAAAATGAAGCCGAAAGACCCACAATCAAGCAGCACATTAAGGCAGCTGCAAAGGCCTGGCAAAGAATCTGAAGGGAGGTCCCTTGTCCCTAGGTTCCAGACTTCAGACACTCATTAACTGCAATTTTTATTCAAAGGTTTAAAATATTCCTAATGTTTATTCCTGTgtatataaattttttttattcattttagatTTCAAAAATAGGAACTGAATTAGTCCTGTTTTTTTGACCTGCATTTCCTACATTTCTGTCTCTTCCGCAGCACATTTGGGGAGTTGAAAACCGTCCGCCTGCCTAAGAAAGGTGTTGGTTCTGCTCACCGTGGTTTTGCCTTCGTGGACTTCCTCACAAAGCAGGATGCTAAGGTTAGTGGCATCCTGTCACACTGTTGGTAGGACGAGTCCAAATTGACAAGGCAGCTAAGGCTCTTCTCTCGTTTTTCAGAAAGCCTTCTCGGCCTTATGCCACAGCACCCATCTGTACGGCAGAAGGCTGGTCCTGGAGTGGGCCGCCACAGAGGAGAGCGTGGAAGACCTGCGCAGGAAAACGGCTCAGCACTTCCACGGTAAGACCTCCACAATGCTCTCAGGGGCGTGTCCCAAAGCTTAATTAGCTTACTGGActcatattttactttttaatctTGGAATGTGAAAAAGCTTCCCCTTGGAAGTTATTCATCACATGCTGGTTTCTCTCCCCAGACGCTCCCAAGAAACGGAAGCAGGCCAAGGAGTTGGAGGAGATCTTGGAGCAGATGGAGGTTGAAGAGGAAGACAAATGAAGAGCAGCTAATCATCCATGTGGCAGCAAGAGCAGAGTAAATATTGCAGTCAAACCACCTGTTTCTTTCTGACTTGAATTATTTGCACCAAAAACAGTTTCTTTTAGAAAATGAATTTGGCCAGGTGCTACTCCGGTGAATCTTCATAGCTGGCAAACAACTGTAGAGGTGCTGAAGGACAGTGATGTTTGATGTTGAGTCATAATGCAGCACAGCTCCTGCTAACTCTTCACCCTCTTTCCTTTTGTCCCAGATACCTGCAATGAGCGTTTTCCTGGATGCTCGTGTATAATAGCTGGCTGGTTTCCACAC from Salminus brasiliensis chromosome 7, fSalBra1.hap2, whole genome shotgun sequence encodes:
- the rbm19 gene encoding probable RNA-binding protein 19 yields the protein MSRLIVKNLPNGMKEERFRQMFAAFGTLTDCGLKFTKDGKFRKFGFVGFKSEADAEKALKHFDKSFVDTSRVIVEFCTDLGDPNKSRPWSKYSRQGEKPKDLKEEQKQQEKGEKKDEKKGKKEKKTLLGDLEKDPGFQEFLAVHKNRTQVQTWANDSVEAGSGIAEKSKKQEKKKEKKAVSDDYLNFDSEESEMSDLENDQDASEVEDDNQDTTKEALKEGLSDMDYLRSKMVKKSDMLDESGDEEDEDEDGEGEEKEEEEEEEEEEEEEEEEEEEEDRKEEDKVEDGGCPPQQTDSAYESGDKDNNQKVTKSQNKIEPTTEFTVKLRGVPFNVTEKQVREFMLPAKPVAIRFTTKEDGRKSGYVYVDLCSEGEVEKALQLNKYYMGGRYIEVFRVNRDKGKGQKYAAQEKNFVSELKDDEEEEDVAESGRLFVRNLPYTCTEEELKELFTKHGPLSELHFPIDSLTKKPKGFAFVTYMITENAISALARLDGHIFQGRILHIIPSRIKKEKTEQGPNAPGSSSYKKQKDAKDKAASGSSHNWNTLFLGTSAVADAIAEKYNTTKSQVLDHESKGSLAVRMALGETQIVQETRQFLLDNGVSLDSFSQAAGQRSNSVILVKNLPTGVQVNELEALFSPHGSLGRVLLPPSGLTAVVEFLEHSEAKRAFTRLAYTKFQHVPLYLEWAPMAVFSTPSKERKPEPEAVSKDIEGEDTKKQQEEEKEDKEEEEEEEEEEEEEESLPGSTLFIKNLNYSTTEETLRETFSKCGVVKSCTISKKRDKSGKVSSMGYGFVQYKNPEAAQKAIRQLQNCTVDERQLELKVSERGLKSGVVNTRKKQTVKKQTTSKILVRNVPFQATVRELRELFCTFGELKTVRLPKKGVGSAHRGFAFVDFLTKQDAKKAFSALCHSTHLYGRRLVLEWAATEESVEDLRRKTAQHFHDAPKKRKQAKELEEILEQMEVEEEDK